DNA sequence from the Halobacterium sp. DL1 genome:
GAACAAGCCCACGCCGACGGCTGTGACACCGTCGTCTACGCCTCGACGTCCTCCGCCTACGGGAGCCGAACTGAACCCAGCCCGGAGGATATGGACCTGGAGGCCGCGACGGGCTACGACGCGTCGATGCTCGGGCGCGAGCACTACGCCGAGTACTACAACAACTTCTACGACGACCTGGCCTGCGCTGGCACACGATTCTTCTCGGTCTACCAGGGCTACGGCGGCAACGAGGCCCACAAGGGCGAGTACGCGAACACGGTCAGCCAGTTCGCGGACAAGATAGCCGACGGCGAGTCACCGGTGCTCTGGGGCGACGGCTCTCAGACCCGGGACTTCACGCACGTCGACGACATCGTCCGCGGCCTCGTCACCATCGCCGAGCACGAACTCGCGGGCGTCTACAACCTCGGCACGGGGCGCTCGTACTCGTTCAACGAGATGGTGGAGATGATCAACGACGCGCTCGGGACGGAGGTCGAACCGACGTACGAACCGATTCCGATCGAGAACTACGTCCACGACACCTGTGCGGACATCTCGAAGGTGCGGGACGCGACCGGCTGGGAGCCGGAAATCAGCTTCGAGGAGGGCGTCCAGCAGGTGTGTGCGCCCTACGTCGACGGCGAGTAGTCGACGCAGCCGGCGGAACTCACGAGTAGACGTGGGACCAGTCGATTATCTTCGTAATCGCCACGGTCAAGCCGAGGACCGCCCCGCCGAGGAGCAGGCCCGTCGCGTAGACGGAGCCCGCCCACGCCATCAGTTCCCGCGGGAAGAACAGGTAGAGCCAGGTAGCGACGCCCACGTAACACGCCAGCGGCGTCAGCAGCAGGGCCGCCTTGCGGGGCCGGAGTCGTTTCAGTTCGCCCCACGTCCGTTCGTGGCGAAGGTTCCCCGTGAACGGCAGCCACAGCACCCACGCCACCACGCGGAGTCCCAGATAGTACAGTTGCTGAACCTTGGAGGGCATGCGATTTCGTTGTAGTGGCTATCTTG
Encoded proteins:
- a CDS encoding nucleoside-diphosphate sugar epimerase produces the protein MDGNRVLVTGGAGFIGSNLANHLAETNDVVALDNGYLGTAENLDDAVEFVEADVLDDDLPTDVDVVFHLAAFSSRQMLEENPRQGARVNVEGFVNVVEQAHADGCDTVVYASTSSAYGSRTEPSPEDMDLEAATGYDASMLGREHYAEYYNNFYDDLACAGTRFFSVYQGYGGNEAHKGEYANTVSQFADKIADGESPVLWGDGSQTRDFTHVDDIVRGLVTIAEHELAGVYNLGTGRSYSFNEMVEMINDALGTEVEPTYEPIPIENYVHDTCADISKVRDATGWEPEISFEEGVQQVCAPYVDGE